In Malania oleifera isolate guangnan ecotype guangnan chromosome 8, ASM2987363v1, whole genome shotgun sequence, a single window of DNA contains:
- the LOC131161353 gene encoding sucrose-phosphate synthase 4 codes for MGGTGNEWINGYLEAILDAGSGTATASTAGRTRSSSSSKKNHNIVRINGYGLMSGGNAAAAAAAASTRPSLDGDELGDDDDDHGSGSGSGDDDKSLYISPIKYFVEEVINSFEESDLHRTWVKVIATRNSARERGNRLENMCWRIWHLARKKKQIACEDTRGLAKRRLEREQGRNDAADDLPELSEGEKEIKAGAGGESSAITQLPPLSNIPRINSDMQIWSHHDIPDSSSTHLYIVLISLHGLVRGENMELGRDSDTGGQVKYVVELARALANTKGVHRVDLLTRQITSPEVHSTYGEPIEMLSYPSNGGGDTCSGAYIVRLPCGPTHKYIPKESLWPHISEFVDGALSHIASMARSVGEQVNGGKPEWPYVIHGHYADAGEVAAHLSGALNVPMVLTGHSLGRNKFEQLLKQGRLSKEDINSTYKIMRRIEAEELGLDAAEMVVTSTRQEIEEQWGLYDGFDIKLERKLRVRKRRGVSCLGRYMPRMAVITPGMDFSNVTVQDSLEGDGDLKSLIGSDRTQKKRHLPPLWSEIMRFFTNPHKPMILALSRPDPKKNVMTLLKAFGECRRLRELANLTLILGNRDDIEEMPNSSSVVLTSVLKLIDRYDLYGQVAYPKHHTQSEVPEIYRLAAKTKGVFINPALVEPFGLTVIEAAAYGLPVVATKNGGPVDILKALNNGVLIDPHDQKAISDALLKLVADKNLWLECRKNGLKNIHRFSWPEHCCNYLSHIKHCSNRHPTTRIEIIPAREEPMSDSLRDVEDLSLKFSIDGDFKLNGEVDVATREKELIETITHMASSNGYPSISYCPGRRQRLAVIAVDGYSTHGDCTETFPTVIGNVRKAAGRGSGQTGFVLLTGSSLRETIEALKCCQVNLEDFDAVVCNSGSEMYYPWKDLVADVDYEAHVEYRWPGENVRSMVMRLAKLEDGTQDDIVEYGSGCSSRCYAYRVKPGAKTRKIDDLRQSLRMRGFRCNLVYTHAASRLNVVPLFASRTQALRYLSIRWGIDLSKMVVFVGEVGDTDYEDLLAGLHKTFILRGSVEHGSEKLLRGDDSFKREDVVPQDRPNTIFIEGYETNSISTSLDTCGIK; via the exons ATGGGAGGTACAGGGAACGAGTGGATAAATGGGTATTTGGAAGCTATTTTGGATGCAGGAAGTGGCACCGCTACTGCTTCTACTGCTGGTAGAACaagatcatcatcatcatcgaagaaaaatcataatatagTGAGGATTAATGGTTATGGGTTAATGAGTGGTGGtaatgctgctgctgctgctgctgctgctagtACTAGGCCGTCGTTAGATGGAGATGAATtaggagatgatgatgatgatcatgGGAGTGGGAGTGGGAGTGGGGATGATGACAAGAGTTTGTACATAAGTCCCATAAAGTACTTCGTGGAGGAAGTCATCAACAGCTTTGAGGAGTCCGACCTTCATCGCACCTGGGTCAAG GTGATAGCTACAAGGAACAGCGCTCGGGAACGCGGTAACAGGCTTGAGAACATGTGCTGGCGTATCTGGCATCTTGCCCGCAAAAAGAAACAG atagcATGTGAGGATACAAGAGGGCTGGCGAAACGGAGACTGGAGAGGGAGCAGGGTCGAAACGACGCCGCCGATGATCTTCCGGAGCTTTCGGAAGGGGAGAAGGAGATCAAAGCGGGAGCCGGTGGAGAATCATCTGCAATTACACAACTACCACCACTCAGCAATATTCCCAGAATTAATTCTGATATGCAAATCTGGTCCCATCATGATATTCCTGATTCCTCATCCACCCACCTCTACATCGTCCTCATCAG TCTGCATGGGTTGGTACGTGGAGAAAACATGGAACTTGGAAGAGATTCGGATACAGGCGGTCAG gtGAAATATGTTGTGGAACTGGCAAGAGCTCTAGCCAACACAAAAGGAGTGCACCGTGTCGACCTACTGACTCGACAGATCACCTCCCCGGAGGTCCATTCCACCTACGGTGAGCCCATTGAAATGCTGTCCTACCCCTCTAATGGTGGTGGCGACACCTGCTCTGGCGCATACATAGTTCGCCTCCCCTGTGGCCCCACTCATAA GTACATCCCAAAAGAGTCACTTTGGCCTCACATATCTGAGTTCGTGGATGGGGCTCTCAGCCACATAGCAAGCATGGCGAGGTCTGTGGGCGAACAGGTGAATGGGGGGAAGCCTGAGTGGCCATATGTCATTCACGGCCATTATGCCGATGCTGGGGAGGTGGCTGCACACTTGTCCGGGGCCCTGAATGTTCCAATGGTGCTCACAGGGCACTCACTGGGAAGGAACAAGTTCGAGCAGTTGCTCAAACAGGGCCGGCTCTCCAAGGAGGACATAAACTCGACCTACAAGATAATGAGGCGGATTGAGGCAGAGGAGTTGGGGCTGGATGCAGCCGAAATGGTGGTGACCAGCACCAGGCAAGAGATCGAAGAGCAGTGGGGATTGTACGATGGGTTTGATATCAAGTTGGAGAGGAAGCTTAGGGTCAGAAAACGGCGCGGAGTGAGTTGCCTTGGAAGATACATGCCAAGGATGGcg GTTATAACACCTGGGATGGACTTCAGCAACGTTACAGTGCAGGATTCATTGGAAGGTGATGGGGATCTCAAGTCATTGATTGGCTCCGATAGGACTCAAAAAAAGAGGCATCTACCTCCTCTATGGTCTGAG ATAATGCGATTTTTCACGAATCCTCACAAGCCCATGATACTTGCATTATCTCGTCCAGATCCAAAGAAAAATGTCATGACTTTGCTCAAGGCTTTCGGAGAGTGTCGACGCCTTCGAGAACTAGCCAatttg ACACTAATATTAGGTAACAGAGATGACATAGAAGAGATGCCCAACAGCAGTTCAGTTGTTCTTACATCAGTGCTCAAGCTCATCGACAGGTATGACCTGTATGGTCAGGTTGCTTATCCCAAGCACCATACGCAATCCGAAGTTCCTGAAATATACCGCCTGGCTGCGAAAACTAAG GGCGTCTTCATCAATCCAGCACTCGTGGAACCATTTGGTCTCACAGTCATAGAA GCAGCTGCTTATGGTTTACCAGTTGTCGCCACTAAAAACGGCGGGCCTGTAGATATTCTCAAG GCGCTCAACAATGGTGTTCTAATTGATCCGCATGACCAAAAGGCCATATCAGATGCTCTCCTCAAACTTGTTGCTGACAAAAACCTTTGGCTTGAGTGCCGGAAGAACGGATTAAAGAACATCCACCGCTTTTCGTGGCCAGAACACTGCTGCAATTACCTTTCCCACATCAAGCACTGCAGCAACCGTCACCCTACAACCCGTATCGAAATCATCCCTGCTCGTGAAGAACCTATGAGCGATTCACTAAGGGATGTGGAAGACctttccttaaaattttcaattgatGGAGACTTCAAGCTTAATGGAGAGGTTGATGTAGCAACCAGGGAGAAGGAACTTATTGAAACCATAACCCATATGGCTTCCTCTAATGGCTATCCCTCCATTTCTTACTGTCCAGGTAGAAGGCAGAGGCTGGCTGTAATAGCTGTGGATGGTTATTCCACTCATGGAGATTGCACAGAAACCTTTCCAACAGTCATAGGGAATGTGAGGAAAGCTGCTGGCAGAGGCTCAGGCCAGACAGGATTTGTATTGTTAACTGGTTCAAGTTTACGGGAGACTATAGAAGCACTGAAATGTTGCCAAGTAAATTTAGAAGATTTTGATGCTGTCGTTTGTAATAGTGGGAGTGAAATGTACTACCCATGGAAGGATTTGGTAGCTGATGTGGACTATGAAGCCCATGTTGAGTACAGGTGGCCTGGTGAGAATGTGAGATCAATGGTGATGAGGCTAGCTAAACTTGAAGACGGCACTCAGGATGACATCGTGGAGTATGGGAGTGGGTGTAGCTCTCGGTGCTACGCGTACAGAGTGAAACCAGGAGCTAAG ACCCGGAAAATCGATGACCTGCGTCAGAGCCTGCGGATGAGAGGCTTCAGATGCAACCTTGTCTACACACATGCTGCATCCAGGCTGAATGTGGTACCATTATTTGCATCAAGGACCCAGGCACTAAG